In Rhodamnia argentea isolate NSW1041297 chromosome 1, ASM2092103v1, whole genome shotgun sequence, the genomic window TTCCTCGTTCTTCGCTCGTATCATTGGCATTCTAATTTAGACAAATTTTACTGTTAAAATCTTAAACAGAACTTTTACCAAGACggtgacaaatttttttatctgcATACAATAGGACCTAACCACTTCTGCTATTTTGCGATGACATTACCCTGGATTAGCAAAATGAGACCTACCTTTGGCTATAATTACATTGTCCATTGATATAACTTTTGTTGGACCTGATCAAGAGTTTTCAGAATCTCACCCTTCACCGTTTCATAATGTGCTGTGCAAGAAAGTTTTATTTGTTCCCTCTTCTGTTCATGAGCATTTCAGACTAAAACATATGCAGTACTAAGATGCTAAAAATCTGGACACATTATTGACCACCTTCAGCATGATGAACATGTTGTCTATGATGCTTTAATCCCtgtcttgctctctctctctctctctctgtgaatttATGATTTCGTTGCCACTCTCACAGGAAGAAATGATATCCATCAGCAGTGACTCGGGCAACAAAAGGATAAACAGGGCAGATGAGGAGTCTCTGGGGAACAGAACTGGCCAAAGTGCTGGCAGTGCATTAGATGGGCACTACAGTAACCTTCAGGAGTTAGCGGATGCTAGAATGTTAATTGAATCTATGGAATCTGAACAGGTCCATTTGATTGAAAAGCTGCAGCATATGCAGGAGGAGAATCAAAGGTTTGGGGCTATGTTAGAAGAGACAAATAAGGTAGAAAGCTCTCTGCTTGGACCTGGAAGTCAATCTTGGGAACTAGCTGCATTTGGAAAGCAAGCTGTGGATGCGAGTCAAGACATTAAAATGAATTCGATGCAAGTGAAGCGGGAAAGAACTACGCTAGACCTTGAGACAGCCAACTGTGAAGGAGAGCAGGCGTCCCAATTGTTTGGCAGGAATCAAGCTGAAATAGTAATGGAACAAGTTGAGATGGAAACCGCAAGGACAATCCTTCAGTTACAAGATGAAATTGCTTCCCTTCAGCAGGAGCTTCATGAGAAACTAAGTTACTTGACTCAGGAAAATGCAAGGCTAAGAGAAACTATAGCAGCTAAGGAGGAGGAACTAGTGTCAGTCACTGCAGATTGGGAAAAGGCTATATCAGAACTAACGAACTTTCTTTTAGATGGCACTAGATCCCTAAAGGATGCATCTGGCTCGATACGAAGGATTGCTGGTTCATTTCCCGAATGTGAAGTTTTGATCAGTGAACAAGTTGAGAGGGCTGCGCGAGCTTGCATTGAGAAGGAAGAAACAGTTCTGTTGCTTCAGGAGAGCTTGGAGAATGCACAGAAGATTGTATGGGAAATGGATCTGAAGTTAAGTTCTTTGAAAGGGGCAACAATGAGTCTAAGTGGATCTCAGCATAGAGCGGATGATGAAAGCACCATCGAAGCAGCTGCATTGAATCTGAAGTTGGATGAGAAGACAGACATGATTAAGACTCTCCAGAGAAACTTAAAACATAAGGACGATCAGATTTCTCAGGCGGAAAAACGTGTGAATGCTGCCCTTCTGATTGTAAAATGGCTCTCTGATTTTCATGACGTTAAGCAGAGAGACAACATCGAAAAAGATATTCAAGCGGCTAATAACATTGAGAAGGATGGTCATAAGCCACCTGATACAAAGGCTGAAGCAGATGCTGTGATATTGGAAAATGCAATGGCTCAAGTTGAGTTAGCTAGATTGGGATTACTGGAGTCAAAGTATGCTATTGATTCATCTCATGCAGGAGGGGAGATGCTCATGGTTTCCCCTCAGTCCGAAAGTCAGAAGTCATTTGATGAATACAAGGAGTCTGTGCATGATATaatgagaaatcattttgattTAAAATTGCAACTAAAAGAGCTGGGAAAGAATGCGGTCGAGTCATTGTCTCTTAAAGAACCAAGTCTAACGATTGAAGATCCATGTCACATTCTGCACAGGTTGAAAGATGAACTAGCAGAAACAAATATCAGATGGAATGACATTAAAAATTGGGTTGACACGAACTTAAATCTATGTAGCTGCTCTCTGACAAATGAAAAAGTGACCGACCTGGATGAATTGAGTTCTGATTCTTCAACTTCAAGTTCTGATTTTTCTGCTGAAAGCTCAGTTCCAGACAATGAGTTGGGTGCATCTCCAAGCACATGTTTGTCCAAGTGTACTGAGTTGGCACCTAAGCAGCCAAAGAATTCTGACTTCCATGATGCTTCGCAACTTAATAATACAAAGATGGTGTGCACAAGGAAGGAATTAGAGACTACATTAGATGCTTTCAACAGACAATATGCACTTCTCATGACGCTGTTTGATGCAATTGAAATGGGAGCTTGCCCTGAGAGAAAAGGTAAACTACAACGAACTTAGCTCACTGTATGCACATTAGTATATTATCAGAAGGATCAAGGAATTGCAAAGAGACTCATAAGCTCATGTGAAATGGCAGGTACTAAACATCAACTTGAGTGCCCTCAAGTGAAGCGGATAAATGAAGGGGATTTTTGTAATTCAGAGGTATGGCAATCTTGAACTGCTGAATTAAGCTTAATTTGCAAACATTAGGCATTTCTGCAAGTGAACCACTGATTCTAATCGCAAATGCTTTAATAAGATCCCAAACTATAGAAGCAGGTTATGACTTGCTATGTGGTGCAGGGGGTTACTGCCAAGAAGTTTCATCATGCTTGCAgtttctttgtcagatttgagcAAGCCAATGCAACTATGAAAGAAGCTGACTTGATGCTAAATGAATTgttaaaagcaaatgaaaatgCAAAGAATTTGGCTGAGATTTGGAGGCAAACTAGTGAGGCTTTGAtggtagagagagaaattttgcttcaagaaattcaaCAACTGAAGTCatcaataaaaatgattgaagGAGAAAATCAGTCACTCAATGGGCATATTCATTCTGCTTTTGCAGAGATAGCAAAATCCCTCTCTTTACTTGAAGGGCAGTTCCGGCAGATGCAAAAACATATGGAGTATATGTTCAAGGCCTTAGAATGTGATGTCCTATCCATGGGACAGGATTTGTCTTCCTTCATTTGCAACTCAAGTTCTTCAATGGAAGATATTGCTACGGAGATAATGGAGAGAGGGTTTGCAGTATTTGTGCTATGCCATTGTTATTTGGGAGAGCTTAAACGCAGAAATGGTATCCCAAGGTCAGAGTTGGGATTTAACCTGTTCAAACAGCGAGAATACCCAAGGATGATGGAAAATCTACAGACAGTTTATTTTGCTGGTCGAGATAACCGCATAAACACTGGTGATGAGGGCTCGCAGGGAATTGATCGGAATGCAGTTGTGAAAGAGTTACATGATGGGGAGGTAGATCTACCTTCTGATTGCTTAAAACACGAAAATTCGGTGCTGAAAAATGAACTGGAGAGGAAAGAATTTATCTTACAGGGTTTGCTATTTGATTTAAGCTTGTTGCAAGAAGCCGCTTCTCAGACCAAGGACATAAAGGATGAGACAAAACTGCTACAGAATTCATTGAGCAAAGCCCAAAGTGAGTTGGATAACAAGACTAGTCGACTCAATAACATGACAGTTGAGTACAAAAAGCTTGAAAGCCTTCTGGCTGATACTGAGAAGGCCCTTAAAGCGAAAATTGCAGATATTGAGTATGCTAAAGATTCGATAGATGCTTTGTCAGAACAAAATGATGAGTTGAGAACTCTTTTGAAAGATCTTTATGTAAAAAAATCCGAAGCTGAGGAACAACTGGATGAACAGAGAGAGGTGGTAAAAGGTCTGGAAGAAGAAATTCTCCATTTGACTTCAACAAGGGAAAGAAAAGTACTTTCTTCTGTTGAAAGGATTCAAGACAATCTAAAATTGGTCGTGAGAGAGCGGGACCAGCTGCGCGAACAAGTTGGCTCCCTGACTAGAAAGCTTGAATTGGCCTATTCTCTAGCTGATGAAAATGAAGCTATTGCTATTGAAGCGCGTCAGGTATGCATTTGAGACTCCTTGTCTGCTTGCAGCCTGGATATAAATAGCGGTGATTGGAAATTTTCTTCTGCAGGAGTCAGAAACAAGTAAATCACTTGCTgaacaaaaggaggaggagataaaAATTCTGGATCATTCTGTTGAGGAGCTTGAGCATACGATTAATGTACTGGAGAAGAAGGTAACATACTTGCTATCTACCATTTTCTTCTGCAAAAAATTTCTGTATGTCGGACAgaggaatttttctttttattttttggtcttgCAGAGGACAACTTTCCTTGCATGCTAAGCACTTTTTCTACTGATGAGCCCCTCAACTTGCGAGTGACTTATGATCTTCTGGTTGCTTGTACTATCGGtagtttcttatttttgtctctcttttccCTGACTTAGGTCTATGAAATGGATCAAGATGTGGAAAAGCATAGATTTATTCGAGATTCATTGGAAAAGGAGCTCCAAGGTTTGAGAAAGAGACTGGCAACAGTTGAAAGTTTCACAGAGAATCAGGATTTAGCGTGCGTAAATGGTCGCTCTTCAGAAGATCATCTTCCTAATGAACATCCAATGTTACTGGAACTTCATGAGGCATACAGGCAGATAAAATTTCTAGAGGAGGAAAGAGTGGAACTAGAGAGAGAGGTGATCGTCCGATCCTTTTTTAACCATTCTGAATCATTATTAGTATTTCCTCTCAATTTTACATGTGGTTCCCCTGCCTTCAACTGTGCCATTCG contains:
- the LOC115747713 gene encoding kinesin-like protein KIN-12C, which encodes MSKDACGSRLHSGRSSQLEASENEFDGSLSSAHFPPPRTPLNAIPDPSQRHGGVHESDLDTKEKSESIGAGRPSDKRVEAWHLTPRAVRGGKLHLEPSSAQSTPARATGSRASLGGAMGGCAGPRGNDLAGHRRMSLYSGASRGFQIANAETRLEVPHFELEENSSFWTDNNVQVLIRIRPLSNLEKVSQGYGRCIRQESAKTLVWLGYPETRFTFDHIACETISQEKLFRAAGLPMVENCLSGYNSCMFAYGQTGSGKTHTMMGDIYEVEGKLNEGCGITPRIFEYLFARIRVDEESRKEEKLAYSCKCSFLEIYNEQITDLLEPSSTNLQLREDMKKGVYVENLKEYKVGTVRDIMKLLSQGAANRKMAATRMNSESSRSHSVFTCIIESNWEKDSMTHLRFARLNLVDLAGSERQKSSAAEGDRLKEAANINKSLSTLGLVIMSLVDLAHGKHRHVPYRDSRLTFLLQDSLGGNSKTMIIANVSPSTCSASETLSTLKFAQRAKLIQNNAKVNEDASGDISALQRQIQQLKGQLSFLMKHQNPSRCLSNRYQCLEDSSLSALAKQRDSPGERTSDNHKMNFTVNKKDVRCSVATLLGSLRRERMLEMEVKKLKDEIEHLKCLAHKREEKAKHNDMTVKFREEKIRRLELLVDDKVTTEKYLLEENKALLEEINLLRERIDQNPELKEFAVENNRLMEQLQLYQDLYGPRERDILLAEVSDLRSQLLEMLEENSTIYSQKENWDLKDFEDCRRMNARLMREVEELPTELQKYLCSSQVTCDSAKLSDQSSKDPEEVTSADKYSLLEEMISISSDSGNKRINRADEESLGNRTGQSAGSALDGHYSNLQELADARMLIESMESEQVHLIEKLQHMQEENQRFGAMLEETNKVESSLLGPGSQSWELAAFGKQAVDASQDIKMNSMQVKRERTTLDLETANCEGEQASQLFGRNQAEIVMEQVEMETARTILQLQDEIASLQQELHEKLSYLTQENARLRETIAAKEEELVSVTADWEKAISELTNFLLDGTRSLKDASGSIRRIAGSFPECEVLISEQVERAARACIEKEETVLLLQESLENAQKIVWEMDLKLSSLKGATMSLSGSQHRADDESTIEAAALNLKLDEKTDMIKTLQRNLKHKDDQISQAEKRVNAALLIVKWLSDFHDVKQRDNIEKDIQAANNIEKDGHKPPDTKAEADAVILENAMAQVELARLGLLESKYAIDSSHAGGEMLMVSPQSESQKSFDEYKESVHDIMRNHFDLKLQLKELGKNAVESLSLKEPSLTIEDPCHILHRLKDELAETNIRWNDIKNWVDTNLNLCSCSLTNEKVTDLDELSSDSSTSSSDFSAESSVPDNELGASPSTCLSKCTELAPKQPKNSDFHDASQLNNTKMVCTRKELETTLDAFNRQYALLMTLFDAIEMGACPERKGTKHQLECPQVKRINEGDFCNSEGVTAKKFHHACSFFVRFEQANATMKEADLMLNELLKANENAKNLAEIWRQTSEALMVEREILLQEIQQLKSSIKMIEGENQSLNGHIHSAFAEIAKSLSLLEGQFRQMQKHMEYMFKALECDVLSMGQDLSSFICNSSSSMEDIATEIMERGFAVFVLCHCYLGELKRRNGIPRSELGFNLFKQREYPRMMENLQTVYFAGRDNRINTGDEGSQGIDRNAVVKELHDGEVDLPSDCLKHENSVLKNELERKEFILQGLLFDLSLLQEAASQTKDIKDETKLLQNSLSKAQSELDNKTSRLNNMTVEYKKLESLLADTEKALKAKIADIEYAKDSIDALSEQNDELRTLLKDLYVKKSEAEEQLDEQREVVKGLEEEILHLTSTRERKVLSSVERIQDNLKLVVRERDQLREQVGSLTRKLELAYSLADENEAIAIEARQESETSKSLAEQKEEEIKILDHSVEELEHTINVLEKKVYEMDQDVEKHRFIRDSLEKELQGLRKRLATVESFTENQDLACVNGRSSEDHLPNEHPMLLELHEAYRQIKFLEEERVELEREIKQCKEYISELVLHAEAQASQYQQKYKTLENMVHEIKTDLSSSASSAPPLEKYDKSLSRPRGSSSPFRCISSLIQQTNLEKDHELSVAKLHIQELEALAANQQQEVCMLNSRLAAAESMTHDVIRDLLGVKLDMTNYANLIEQHQVQKLVEVANKQTSDFHAKEQEVLKLRKQIDDLVKETESCMMEVSRREADLFAAQMTLEQLQQRDQLLSAQNEMLKMDKTNLNRKVAELDEMVKTLCAEVNQKPLQHRLKFKENGSLVGASASTKRSVDSEKQISRRNVELSHYQLSRGTRL